A window from Fibrobacter sp. UWB11 encodes these proteins:
- a CDS encoding FISUMP domain-containing protein: MNKKILTLALSSFLLVACGESSNASDSFNANSVEAGNSSSSEKNLVLDDSALLECERSLPSYSDDELLISDKKLKDTICFYEDFAVKDTICCFGEVGTYLLKDENGEFINVSSDFGVAFKYDTLFASIEPSTVHRCMATVGNERYRAVKIGSQTWFSENAKGKGRCLNDDDENCKSFGSLMSYDKAQEVCSGDYRLPTSVDVEKLMRSVGAKVEISYTRDICGEIPGEIRYYEVPLFVNNQDSSKNDNIYSFSFQVDSGVYDKNFEGNLAYLMDKACFFLQSDENANFRNAFCYDVNGKYAVVTKMGKESELYVRCIMK, from the coding sequence ATGAATAAGAAAATCTTGACTCTTGCATTATCTTCCTTTTTACTTGTCGCTTGTGGCGAATCTTCTAATGCAAGTGACTCGTTTAATGCAAATTCTGTTGAAGCAGGTAATTCTAGTTCTTCTGAAAAAAATTTAGTTCTTGATGATTCTGCACTTTTGGAGTGTGAAAGGTCTTTGCCAAGTTATTCTGATGATGAATTGCTCATATCTGATAAAAAGTTAAAAGATACAATTTGCTTTTATGAAGATTTTGCCGTTAAAGATACCATATGTTGTTTTGGTGAAGTAGGTACATATCTGTTGAAAGACGAAAATGGCGAATTTATAAATGTAAGTTCAGATTTTGGGGTTGCTTTCAAATATGATACGTTATTCGCTTCAATTGAGCCATCTACAGTTCATCGCTGCATGGCGACTGTCGGAAATGAACGTTATAGGGCTGTCAAAATAGGTTCACAGACTTGGTTTTCTGAAAATGCAAAAGGTAAGGGCCGTTGCTTAAATGATGACGACGAAAACTGCAAGTCGTTTGGTTCATTGATGTCTTATGATAAGGCACAAGAAGTTTGTTCTGGTGATTATCGTTTGCCTACAAGTGTTGATGTCGAAAAATTGATGCGTTCTGTAGGTGCCAAAGTTGAAATTTCATATACCAGGGATATATGTGGTGAAATTCCTGGTGAAATTCGTTATTATGAAGTACCGTTGTTTGTGAATAATCAAGATTCTTCAAAAAATGATAATATTTATAGTTTTTCTTTTCAAGTTGATAGTGGGGTATATGACAAAAATTTTGAAGGTAACTTGGCTTACTTGATGGATAAAGCTTGTTTCTTTTTACAATCTGACGAAAATGCAAATTTTCGAAACGCATTTTGTTATGATGTCAATGGAAAATATGCTGTTGTTACAAAAATGGGAAAAGAATCTGAACTTTATGTACGTTGCATCATGAAATAG
- a CDS encoding multidrug efflux SMR transporter: MYYLMLLLAIVCETAGTTLLKFSEQFTRIVPTVASLVCYIAALYFLSVCLKAIPIAIAYAIWSALGVAFITIIGIVAFKQVPDIGAYIGLFLIVSGVVVLNLFSKMDVH; encoded by the coding sequence TTGTATTATTTGATGCTTTTGCTTGCGATTGTCTGCGAAACGGCGGGGACTACGCTTTTAAAATTCTCGGAACAGTTTACACGTATTGTGCCAACGGTTGCTTCGCTCGTTTGCTATATAGCTGCGCTCTATTTTTTGAGCGTGTGCTTAAAAGCTATTCCGATTGCGATCGCTTATGCGATTTGGTCTGCACTCGGGGTTGCATTTATTACTATAATCGGAATTGTAGCCTTTAAGCAGGTGCCTGATATTGGCGCTTATATTGGCTTGTTCCTGATTGTTTCGGGTGTAGTTGTGTTGAATCTGTTCTCTAAAATGGATGTGCATTGA
- the hisI gene encoding phosphoribosyl-AMP cyclohydrolase: MKFEDLIKEVKFEVEFGGVKLAPAIVQDADKGDVLMMAWMNEEALRRTHECGEMVFWSRSRKEYWHKGDTSGNVMTVVEWAADCDSDALLFKVRMKGPQVACHTGARSCFFKTCDK, translated from the coding sequence ATGAAATTTGAAGATTTAATCAAAGAAGTAAAATTCGAAGTGGAATTCGGTGGCGTAAAACTCGCACCGGCAATCGTTCAAGATGCCGACAAAGGTGACGTACTGATGATGGCATGGATGAACGAAGAAGCACTCCGCCGCACACATGAATGTGGCGAAATGGTGTTCTGGAGCCGTAGCCGCAAGGAATACTGGCACAAGGGCGACACAAGCGGAAACGTGATGACAGTCGTCGAATGGGCCGCTGACTGTGATTCTGACGCACTGCTTTTCAAGGTGCGAATGAAGGGACCGCAGGTCGCTTGCCACACAGGCGCTCGCAGTTGCTTCTTTAAAACATGCGATAAGTAA
- a CDS encoding glutamate-5-semialdehyde dehydrogenase: MTQNNVNLEKYSDELANNAKNASKKIRTLSAEKRAAVLARVAEILRAKKPEILAANKLDLEAAAGKLDDSKMDRLTLNDARIESMAKGAEEIAAFTDPLGRILESRELKNGIKISRVAVPIGSVFFIFESRPNVTIDGACLCFKAGNAVILRGGKESLNSAKCLAGIFHQALEENGVDKDAVQLVTETSHDLVGMLLQRNDCLDLVIPRGGERLIRAVVEQSKIPVIKHFNGICHVYVDKSADMEKAVNILINAKTQRTGVCNAMECVIIDRHIDDANVKKLIDCLADRGVELFGNKDAQSHDSRIKDIGDDSNYHHEYLALKSSVKFVDNVEEACDHIEKNSSRHTEAVVAEDASVQDYFVANVDSSSVMVNASTRFADGGEYGLGAEVGISTDKLHARGPMGVESLCSYKWILRGNGQVRG, from the coding sequence ATGACACAGAATAACGTTAATTTGGAAAAATACTCTGATGAGCTCGCCAACAACGCAAAGAACGCGAGCAAGAAAATTCGTACATTGAGCGCTGAAAAGCGCGCTGCAGTACTCGCACGTGTTGCAGAAATCCTCCGTGCAAAGAAGCCGGAAATTCTCGCCGCCAACAAGCTTGACCTCGAAGCCGCCGCCGGCAAACTCGACGATTCCAAGATGGATCGCCTGACTTTGAACGACGCCCGCATCGAATCGATGGCTAAGGGTGCCGAAGAAATCGCTGCATTTACCGACCCGCTCGGCCGCATTCTTGAATCTCGTGAACTCAAGAACGGCATCAAGATTAGCCGTGTTGCCGTGCCGATAGGTTCTGTGTTCTTTATTTTTGAAAGCCGCCCGAACGTGACGATTGATGGAGCTTGCCTTTGCTTTAAGGCTGGCAATGCCGTAATTCTCCGTGGCGGAAAAGAATCGCTCAACTCCGCAAAGTGCCTCGCCGGGATTTTCCACCAGGCTCTTGAAGAAAATGGCGTCGACAAGGACGCTGTGCAACTCGTGACCGAAACGAGCCATGACCTTGTGGGCATGCTCTTACAGCGCAACGATTGCCTCGACCTCGTGATTCCTCGCGGTGGCGAACGCTTGATCCGCGCAGTCGTGGAACAGAGCAAGATTCCTGTCATCAAGCACTTCAACGGCATCTGCCATGTGTACGTGGACAAGTCCGCAGACATGGAAAAAGCAGTAAACATCTTGATTAACGCCAAGACGCAGCGCACCGGCGTGTGCAACGCCATGGAATGCGTCATCATTGACCGCCATATCGATGATGCAAACGTCAAGAAACTCATTGATTGCCTCGCTGATCGCGGCGTGGAACTCTTTGGCAACAAGGACGCACAATCGCACGACAGCCGCATCAAGGACATCGGTGACGACAGCAACTACCATCACGAATACCTCGCTCTCAAATCAAGCGTCAAGTTCGTGGACAACGTCGAAGAAGCATGCGACCACATCGAAAAGAACAGCAGCCGCCACACGGAAGCTGTTGTTGCAGAAGATGCAAGCGTTCAAGACTACTTCGTTGCAAATGTCGATAGCAGCAGCGTCATGGTGAACGCCAGCACGCGCTTTGCAGACGGTGGCGAATACGGTCTCGGTGCCGAAGTGGGAATTTCCACCGACAAGCTCCATGCTCGCGGTCCGATGGGCGTCGAAAGCCTCTGCAGCTACAAGTGGATTCTCCGTGGCAACGGACAGGTTCGCGGATAA